The following are encoded together in the Erwinia sp. E602 genome:
- a CDS encoding shikimate 5-dehydrogenase — protein sequence MTQHLNKDTVLCMSLAARPGNFGTRFHNYLYNALDLNYLYKAFTTTDLAAAIGGVRALGVRGCAISMPFKEAVIPMIDELDSSAKAIDSVNTIVNTDGRLKAYNTDYIAIASLLAQYQVSNQLSFALNGNGGMAKAVACALKDAGFHHGHIIARNEARGRELADLYGFNWQAEMGDLKPDLLINATPIGMSGGKEAEQLSFSPATIANASVVFEVVALPELTPLVREARAQNKTTITGSEVFAIQAVEQFALYTGVRPDDALFREAAAWARQ from the coding sequence ATGACTCAACATCTCAATAAAGACACCGTACTTTGCATGTCACTGGCGGCCAGACCGGGTAATTTCGGCACCCGTTTCCATAACTATCTGTATAACGCGCTGGATCTCAACTACCTGTATAAAGCCTTTACCACCACCGATCTGGCGGCGGCCATTGGCGGCGTGCGGGCGTTGGGGGTACGCGGTTGCGCCATCTCAATGCCGTTTAAAGAGGCGGTAATCCCGATGATTGACGAGCTGGACAGTTCGGCCAAAGCCATTGACTCAGTCAACACCATAGTGAATACCGACGGCCGCCTGAAAGCGTACAATACCGACTATATCGCCATCGCCAGCCTGCTGGCGCAGTATCAGGTGTCGAATCAGCTTAGCTTTGCGCTGAACGGCAACGGTGGTATGGCCAAAGCGGTCGCCTGTGCGTTAAAAGATGCCGGTTTCCATCACGGCCATATTATTGCACGTAATGAGGCTCGCGGACGCGAGCTGGCGGATCTCTACGGTTTCAACTGGCAGGCAGAGATGGGCGATCTTAAGCCCGACCTGCTTATTAACGCGACGCCGATTGGCATGAGCGGCGGAAAGGAAGCAGAACAGCTGTCATTCAGCCCGGCGACCATCGCCAACGCCAGCGTCGTTTTCGAAGTGGTGGCCCTGCCTGAACTGACGCCGCTGGTGCGTGAGGCGCGCGCGCAGAATAAAACCACCATTACCGGCAGCGAAGTGTTTGCCATTCAGGCGGTGGAACAGTTCGCCCTCTATACCGGCGTGCGCCCGGACGACGCGCTGTTCCGGGAAGCGGCGGCCTGGGCGCGTCAGTAA
- a CDS encoding transcriptional regulator, which produces MCSLNDELSRERELVFETLRAALSALGSVVGRDTEIVLHDLSAPEASVMAIANGHVTGRVAGSSVLAVPDQDLGLSALINSVPDGGDTSPLVIPDYVTHNKQGQPLRSATALYRDSSGQPFAALCINSDQNALLAAREAIDRLLSGQPSPAVQAAPAPESADMEQLMAEIIADSLVELETGPRSARKQAKLAAVRRMQERGMFIVKGGIEKAAAALGVTRYTIYNYLEEIRSRAEQE; this is translated from the coding sequence ATGTGCTCGCTGAATGACGAACTCAGTCGTGAGCGCGAACTCGTGTTCGAGACGCTGCGCGCGGCGCTCTCGGCGCTGGGCAGCGTGGTGGGGCGTGATACTGAAATTGTGCTGCACGACCTGAGTGCCCCGGAAGCGTCGGTGATGGCGATTGCCAATGGCCACGTGACCGGGCGCGTGGCCGGCAGTTCGGTGCTGGCGGTACCGGATCAGGATCTCGGGCTCAGCGCGCTGATTAATAGCGTGCCTGACGGCGGCGATACTTCACCGCTGGTGATCCCTGATTATGTCACGCACAACAAACAGGGGCAGCCGCTGCGCAGCGCCACGGCACTGTACCGCGACAGCAGCGGCCAGCCGTTTGCGGCGCTGTGCATAAACAGTGACCAGAACGCGCTGCTGGCCGCCCGCGAGGCGATCGACCGGCTGCTGAGCGGTCAGCCCTCCCCTGCGGTGCAGGCCGCCCCCGCGCCCGAGAGCGCCGATATGGAACAGCTGATGGCGGAGATTATCGCCGATTCACTGGTCGAACTGGAAACTGGCCCGCGTTCGGCCCGTAAGCAGGCCAAACTGGCGGCGGTGCGCAGAATGCAGGAACGCGGCATGTTTATCGTCAAAGGCGGCATTGAGAAAGCCGCCGCGGCGTTGGGCGTCACCCGCTACACCATTTACAACTACCTGGAAGAGATCCGCAGCCGGGCGGAGCAGGAGTGA
- the crcB gene encoding fluoride efflux transporter CrcB: MLKPLLAVMIGGCAGCVIRWLLAVRLNSLFPSLPPGTLLVNLVGGLIIGAAMAWFMRHPQLDPAWKLLITTGLCGGMTTFSTFSLEVVTLMQAGNYLWAMVSVLTHVIGSLLMTFAGFWLVSLLF, from the coding sequence ATATTGAAACCGTTACTGGCTGTAATGATCGGCGGCTGCGCCGGCTGTGTGATCCGCTGGCTGCTCGCCGTGCGCCTGAATTCGCTTTTTCCCTCTCTGCCGCCGGGCACGCTGCTGGTTAATCTGGTTGGTGGCTTGATTATCGGTGCCGCGATGGCGTGGTTTATGCGCCACCCGCAGCTCGATCCGGCCTGGAAACTGCTGATTACCACCGGCCTGTGCGGCGGGATGACCACTTTCTCCACCTTTTCTCTGGAAGTGGTGACGCTGATGCAGGCCGGTAACTATCTCTGGGCGATGGTCTCAGTGCTCACCCATGTGATCGGCTCACTGCTGATGACCTTTGCCGGTTTCTGGCTGGTATCGCTGCTGTTCTGA
- a CDS encoding KTSC domain-containing protein, translating to MKRQRVASSTIQSIGYDADRQILQVETCSGNMFTYCHVPLTAWHFLMAAPSKGQFFNQNIKHHYPTR from the coding sequence ATGAAACGTCAGCGTGTAGCATCATCCACTATTCAGTCCATCGGGTATGACGCTGACAGGCAAATTCTGCAAGTGGAAACCTGTTCCGGTAACATGTTTACCTACTGTCACGTTCCGCTTACCGCCTGGCATTTCCTGATGGCTGCGCCCTCAAAGGGCCAGTTTTTTAATCAAAACATCAAGCATCACTACCCGACACGTTAA
- a CDS encoding ABC transporter ATP-binding protein, with the protein MIELNQLSVAHRQGYELRTVVHDISLTIAAGECFGLVGPSGCGKSSLLWVMAGLNPHWQGQMRLAGHTALPGNAFTGQLRRDVQMVFQDPYASLHPRHRLRRTLAEPLKLLKLDNINDRIDSAFSHVGLDTALADRYPHQLSGGQRQRVAIVRALLLEPKILLLDEPTSALDMSVQAEILNLLNQLKQQENLTMVLVSHDPDVIDHMCDRAVHMDRGRIVG; encoded by the coding sequence ATGATTGAGTTAAACCAGCTGAGCGTAGCGCACAGGCAGGGCTACGAGCTGCGCACCGTGGTGCATGATATCAGCCTGACCATCGCTGCCGGTGAGTGCTTTGGCCTGGTCGGCCCCTCAGGCTGCGGCAAATCGTCGCTGCTGTGGGTGATGGCCGGACTGAACCCGCACTGGCAGGGCCAGATGCGGCTGGCAGGACATACGGCGCTACCCGGCAACGCCTTCACCGGGCAACTTCGCCGCGACGTGCAGATGGTGTTCCAGGATCCCTATGCCTCGCTGCACCCGCGCCATCGCCTGCGCCGCACGCTGGCAGAGCCGCTTAAGCTGCTAAAATTGGACAACATCAACGATCGCATCGATAGCGCCTTCAGCCACGTCGGGCTGGATACGGCGCTGGCGGATCGCTATCCGCATCAGCTCTCCGGCGGCCAGCGCCAGCGCGTGGCGATCGTCCGCGCGCTGCTGCTGGAACCGAAGATCCTGCTGCTTGACGAACCCACCTCGGCGCTGGATATGTCGGTACAGGCGGAGATCCTCAACCTGCTGAATCAGCTGAAACAGCAGGAGAACCTGACCATGGTGCTGGTCAGCCACGATCCCGACGTGATCGATCATATGTGCGATCGTGCGGTACATATGGATCGCGGGCGGATTGTCGGCTGA
- a CDS encoding ABC transporter permease: MSHTSTVPPRLRPQTVRRNITLGIGLTLVGLLILTALFAPLLAPYDPNAQEMAVRLTPPSAAHWLGTDGFGRDLLSRVIYGARPTLLLVSLILVLTIPVGMLIGISAGYLGGWSERVLMRITDIFLSLPNLVIALALVAMMGPGLMNGALALALTSWPPFARQARAETLALRRSDYLAAARMQGINGLRLMFGHILPLCLPTAVVRAALSLGGIILAAAGLGFLGMGIQPPTAEWGSMVAEGSKVIFDQWWVAAVPGGAILFASLAFNLTGDGLRDRLDTRNGN, from the coding sequence ATGAGCCACACTTCAACCGTTCCACCGCGCCTGCGGCCGCAAACCGTACGGCGCAATATCACCTTAGGCATCGGCCTGACGCTGGTTGGCCTGCTGATTCTGACCGCGCTGTTCGCGCCGCTGCTGGCTCCATACGATCCTAACGCGCAGGAGATGGCCGTGCGCCTGACGCCGCCGTCCGCCGCTCACTGGCTGGGCACCGACGGCTTTGGCCGCGACCTGTTATCCCGCGTGATTTATGGCGCAAGGCCCACCCTGCTGCTGGTATCGCTGATCCTGGTGCTGACCATTCCGGTCGGCATGCTGATCGGCATCAGCGCCGGCTATCTCGGTGGCTGGAGCGAGCGGGTGCTGATGCGCATTACCGATATTTTCCTGTCGCTGCCCAATCTGGTGATCGCCCTGGCGCTGGTGGCGATGATGGGCCCCGGTCTGATGAACGGCGCGCTGGCGCTGGCGCTCACCAGCTGGCCCCCCTTTGCCCGCCAGGCTCGCGCCGAGACTCTGGCGCTGCGCCGCAGTGACTATCTGGCGGCGGCACGGATGCAGGGTATTAACGGCCTGCGCCTGATGTTTGGCCATATTCTGCCGCTGTGCCTGCCTACTGCCGTGGTGCGTGCCGCGCTGAGCCTTGGCGGCATTATTCTCGCTGCCGCCGGGCTGGGATTCCTGGGCATGGGCATCCAGCCGCCGACCGCCGAATGGGGCTCGATGGTTGCCGAAGGCAGTAAGGTGATTTTCGACCAGTGGTGGGTGGCCGCCGTGCCCGGCGGCGCAATTCTGTTTGCCAGCCTGGCCTTTAACCTGACAGGCGACGGCCTGCGTGACCGACTGGATACCCGAAATGGCAACTGA
- the iraP gene encoding anti-adapter protein IraP: MKQLVIDILMKLAKMDVDTKELTAQVEAQSLLIAALLLTTGKGESSSIAENINNAIVTASRAGDEFLQSDIDLLLTHVNRLLAVTRQVDQTAATQ, translated from the coding sequence ATGAAGCAGCTGGTGATCGATATTTTAATGAAGTTAGCCAAAATGGACGTGGATACCAAAGAGCTGACGGCCCAGGTAGAGGCGCAATCACTGCTGATTGCTGCCCTGCTGTTGACCACCGGCAAAGGGGAATCGTCCTCCATTGCAGAGAACATCAACAACGCCATCGTGACCGCTTCACGAGCGGGTGATGAATTCCTGCAGTCGGACATAGATCTGCTGCTGACCCACGTGAACCGCCTGCTGGCGGTAACCCGTCAGGTCGATCAAACGGCGGCAACGCAATAA
- a CDS encoding ABC transporter ATP-binding protein, translating to MATDTTAPIVAEGLTIYAPSGSALVNNISFTLGRERVALVGESGSGKSLTARALMGLLSPSLRLRANTFSVAGEDALTLSERRWSQLRGSQLGMVMQDPKYALNPMRTIGWQVAEPLKLHGRFSRAETREKVCEMLDAVGLPQPAELMQRYPHQLSGGMGQRVMLAMALIAEPRFLIADEPTSALDHAMRDQVLALIRKLVEQRDMGLLLISHDLQQVSEHCERVIVMYQGDILDTLQAADLPHATHPYTRTLWSCRPNKSTHGKPLPVLDRAALQAGGQHD from the coding sequence ATGGCAACTGATACAACCGCGCCGATCGTGGCAGAGGGCCTGACGATTTATGCCCCCTCCGGATCGGCGTTAGTGAATAATATTAGCTTCACCCTTGGCCGCGAACGCGTGGCGCTGGTCGGCGAGTCCGGTTCCGGTAAATCGCTGACCGCCCGTGCGCTGATGGGGCTGCTTTCACCTTCGCTACGGCTGCGGGCCAACACCTTCAGCGTGGCCGGTGAAGATGCGCTGACGCTGAGCGAGCGCCGCTGGAGCCAGCTGCGCGGCAGCCAGCTGGGGATGGTGATGCAGGACCCGAAATATGCCCTCAATCCGATGCGCACCATCGGCTGGCAGGTCGCCGAGCCGCTGAAGCTGCACGGCCGCTTCAGCCGGGCGGAGACCAGAGAGAAGGTCTGCGAGATGCTGGATGCGGTGGGCCTGCCGCAGCCGGCCGAGCTGATGCAGCGTTACCCGCATCAGCTCTCCGGCGGCATGGGCCAGCGGGTGATGCTGGCAATGGCGCTGATCGCCGAGCCACGCTTTTTGATCGCTGATGAGCCGACCTCGGCGCTCGATCACGCGATGCGCGATCAGGTACTGGCGTTGATCCGCAAGCTGGTGGAACAGCGCGATATGGGGCTGCTGCTGATCAGCCACGATCTGCAACAGGTATCCGAACACTGTGAGCGGGTGATAGTAATGTACCAGGGCGATATTCTCGATACCCTGCAGGCCGCCGATCTGCCCCACGCTACCCACCCCTACACCCGCACGCTATGGTCGTGCAGGCCGAACAAATCCACGCACGGTAAGCCACTGCCGGTGCTGGACCGCGCCGCGCTGCAGGCCGGAGGTCAGCATGATTGA